Within the Rhodothermales bacterium genome, the region CGCGAAGCCGTGCTCGAAAACCGGCGTCGGCTCTTTGGAGCAGTGGGATTTGAGGCCGGCCAGCTGGCTATTACCGGCCAGGTGCATGGCGCCGAAGTAGCGGTCGTGGAAACGCCGGGGCTCTATCCAGGGTTTGATGGGCTGGTGACGACGACCCCTCGTCTTTTATTATGCCTCAGCGCGGCGGATTGTGCTTCGGTGTTGTTCGCCCGGGCCGACGGCGGCATGGTGGGGGCGTGCCACGCCGGCTGGCGCGGGGCGGCGGGGGGTATTGTCGCCCGCA harbors:
- a CDS encoding laccase domain-containing protein — its product is MTLAAPAPVWVKPAIFDSIAGVVAGFSTRLGGVSVSPFDSLNLGLSTNDTREAVLENRRRLFGAVGFEAGQLAITGQVHGAEVAVVETPGLYPGFDGLVTTTPRLLLCLSAADCASVLFARADGGMVGACHAGWRGAAGGIVAR